One genomic window of Diospyros lotus cultivar Yz01 chromosome 8, ASM1463336v1, whole genome shotgun sequence includes the following:
- the LOC127808419 gene encoding uncharacterized protein LOC127808419, with protein MMQKIKAGKRLPSTTNKFIAPGALGKGFEQGLKQLQSRRDLNGVADLRRGYSNGATKINARSGELTSHHLFVHFGELYYFDNDFQRDCSSFIDILSICQKFMDIYSVGVKISYGDGKQLTGDADVYAMFNDHKGIRDIHLYVEEDTEMDVVPFKLPHDNPSSGIVLY; from the exons atgatgcAAAAGATCAAAGCTGGAAAAAGGTTGCCGTCCACGACAAACAAGTTTATAGCCCCAGGTGCATTGGGTAAGGGATTCGAACAGGGATTAAAACAATTACAGTCAAGAAGAGATTTAAATGGTGTTGCAGATTTACGAAGAGGATATTCAAATGGTGCTACTAAAATAAATGCTAGATCAG gtgaACTCACATCCCACCATCTTTTTGTTCACTTTGGTGAACTGTATTATTTTGACAATGACTTTCAACGAGATTGTAGCTCTTTCATTGACATTTTGAGTATATGCCAAAAATTCATGGACATATACTCAGTTGGTGTGAAAATCTCCTATGGGGATGGGAAGCAACTAACTGGGGATGCTGATGTTTATGCTATGTTTAATGACCATAAAGGTATAAGAGACATCCACCTCTATGTTGAGGAAGATACAGAAATGGATGTTGTCCCTTTTAAACTGCCACATGATAATCCAAGTTCTGGTATAGTTCTCTATTAA
- the LOC127808420 gene encoding uncharacterized protein LOC127808420, with translation MMFIVQYNFLDDFIYNFQKGGKEGNPPDMGKIFFETRKKNEKFVELETEEKHEQIVETIQAKPTLSNIEVIEKCFRAQRHSHVFGYGGGIKRKNFKDPSKKRMEELQTKLNDKDEENRILKRRIVEFEERLRRIESVIQQNPNASTEFSPSSVDEDVDEVLLF, from the exons atgatgtttattgttcaatataattttcttgatgattttatatataattttcaaaagggAGGAAAAGAAGGTAATCCACCTGATATGGGAAAGATCTTTTTCGAAACtcgaaagaagaatgaaaagttTGTTGAGCTTGAAACTGAAGAAAAACAT GAACAAATTGTAGAGACCATTCAAGCAAAGCCAACACTTTCTAATATTGAGgtaattgaaaaatgttttagaGCGCAACGTCACAGCCATGTGTTTGGCTATGGGGGTGGAATCAAACGGAAgaactttaaagatcctagtaaAAAGAGGATGGAAGAGCTTCAAACTAAACTTAATGACAAGGATGAAGAAAATCGCATCCTAAAGAGGCGCATTGTAGAGTTTGAAGAAAGATTGCGAAGGATTGAATCTGTGATACAACAAAACCCAAATGCTTCAACTGAATTTTCCCCATCTTCTGTTGATGAAGATGTTGATGAGGTTCTATTATTTTGA